From Fusobacterium varium, one genomic window encodes:
- a CDS encoding acyl-CoA dehydrogenase — MEFNIPKTHELFRQMIREFAENEVKPLAAEVDEEERFPVETVKKMAEIGLMGIPIPKEYGGAGGDNVMYAMAVEELSRVCATTGVIVSAHTSLGTWPILKFGTEAQKQKYIPKLASGEWIGAFGLTEPNAGTDAAGQQTTAVLDEATNEWIINGSKIFITNAGYADVYVIFAMTDKSKGLKGISSFIIEAGTPGFTIGKKEKKLGIKGSSTCELIFENVRLPKENLLGELGKGFKIAMMTLDGGRIGIASQALGIAQGALDETVNYVKERKQFGRAIAKFQNTQFQLADLEVKVEAARLLVYKAAWRESNNLPYTVDAARAKLFAAETAMEVTTKAVQLHGGYGYTREYPVERMMRDAKITEIYEGTSEVQRMVIAGNLLK, encoded by the coding sequence ATGGAATTTAATATACCTAAGACACATGAACTTTTCAGACAAATGATAAGAGAATTTGCTGAAAATGAGGTAAAACCTTTAGCTGCTGAAGTAGACGAAGAAGAAAGATTCCCAGTAGAAACTGTTAAAAAAATGGCTGAAATTGGGTTAATGGGAATTCCTATTCCAAAAGAATATGGAGGAGCAGGTGGAGACAACGTAATGTATGCTATGGCTGTAGAAGAACTTTCTAGAGTTTGTGCAACTACAGGAGTTATTGTTTCTGCACATACTTCACTAGGAACTTGGCCAATACTTAAATTTGGTACTGAAGCTCAAAAACAAAAATATATTCCAAAATTAGCAAGTGGAGAATGGATTGGAGCATTTGGATTAACTGAACCAAACGCAGGTACAGATGCTGCTGGACAACAAACTACTGCTGTTTTAGATGAAGCAACTAACGAATGGATAATTAATGGATCAAAAATATTCATAACAAATGCTGGATATGCAGATGTATATGTAATATTTGCAATGACTGATAAATCAAAAGGATTAAAAGGAATTTCATCTTTCATAATTGAAGCTGGAACTCCAGGATTTACTATTGGTAAAAAAGAAAAGAAACTTGGAATTAAAGGTTCTTCAACTTGTGAATTAATATTTGAAAACGTAAGACTTCCAAAAGAAAACCTATTAGGAGAATTAGGAAAAGGATTTAAAATTGCTATGATGACTCTTGACGGAGGAAGAATAGGAATCGCTTCTCAAGCATTAGGAATTGCTCAAGGTGCTTTAGATGAAACTGTAAACTATGTAAAAGAAAGAAAACAATTTGGAAGAGCTATTGCTAAATTCCAAAACACTCAATTCCAATTAGCTGACTTAGAAGTAAAAGTAGAAGCAGCTAGACTTCTAGTTTACAAAGCAGCATGGAGAGAAAGCAACAACCTTCCTTATACTGTAGATGCAGCTAGAGCAAAACTATTTGCAGCTGAAACAGCTATGGAAGTAACAACTAAAGCTGTTCAACTACACGGAGGATATGGATACACTAGAGAATATCCAGTAGAAAGAATGATGAGAGATGCTAAGATCACTGAAATCTATGAAGGAACTTCAGAAGTTCAAAGAATGGTAATAGCAGGAAATCTTTTAAAATAA
- a CDS encoding electron transfer flavoprotein subunit beta/FixA family protein — MKIVVCIKQVPDTTEIKLDPVKGTLIRDGVPSIMNPDDKAGLEEALRLKDQYGAHVTVITMGPPQAEAILREAYAMGVDRAILLTDRKFGGADTLATSNTIAAALRNIEADLIIAGRQAIDGDTAQVGPQIAEHLGLPQVSYVKNMQYNKEDNSLTIERAVEDGYYLVNVQLPALITVLSEANQPRYMRVKGIVEAFDKPVETWNFDSITVDPAVIGLAGSPTKVKKSFTKGAKQAGKVFDDLDTKAAVNLIIEKLKEKFVI, encoded by the coding sequence ATGAAAATAGTAGTTTGTATAAAACAAGTTCCAGATACAACTGAGATAAAATTAGATCCAGTAAAAGGAACACTAATCAGAGATGGAGTTCCTAGTATCATGAACCCAGATGATAAAGCTGGATTAGAAGAAGCTTTAAGATTAAAAGATCAATATGGAGCTCATGTAACAGTTATCACAATGGGACCACCTCAAGCAGAAGCAATCTTAAGAGAAGCTTATGCAATGGGTGTAGACAGAGCTATTCTTTTAACAGATAGAAAATTTGGAGGAGCAGATACTCTAGCTACTTCTAATACAATCGCAGCAGCTTTAAGAAATATAGAAGCTGACTTAATCATCGCTGGAAGACAAGCAATTGACGGAGATACTGCACAAGTAGGTCCACAAATAGCTGAACACTTAGGATTACCTCAAGTATCTTATGTAAAAAATATGCAATATAATAAAGAAGATAATTCATTAACAATTGAAAGAGCTGTAGAAGATGGATATTATCTAGTAAATGTTCAACTTCCTGCTTTAATCACTGTACTTTCAGAAGCTAACCAACCTAGATACATGAGAGTTAAAGGAATTGTAGAAGCTTTTGATAAACCAGTTGAAACTTGGAACTTTGACAGTATCACAGTTGATCCAGCAGTTATTGGACTTGCAGGATCACCTACAAAAGTTAAAAAATCATTTACTAAAGGAGCTAAACAAGCTGGTAAAGTATTTGATGATCTTGATACAAAAGCAGCAGTTAATTTAATTATAGAAAAATTAAAAGAAAAATTTGTTATTTAA